The following proteins are co-located in the Rhodococcus opacus B4 genome:
- a CDS encoding MerR family transcriptional regulator, which translates to MSTYRISQLAELSAVPATTLRFYETAGLLPAARTASGYRVYDDAAVDRLEFISSAKHLGLPLEEIRELLEVWEQGVCAHVRQRMLPMITDRITDADRRIAELSAFSAHLTRVRTELSQPPPAGACGPDCGCLSTAPAAPVAVAFTRTRPDPVPKSDGRPEMPVACTLGGDEQGERIQQWRQVLDSATGREDIDGGLRLRFPADPDLVADVARLAAAEQGCCAFFDFTMQLTPDALVLSVRAPGAAEPLVTELFGVRA; encoded by the coding sequence TGAGCACGTACAGGATTTCCCAGCTCGCGGAGCTCTCCGCGGTGCCGGCCACGACCCTGCGGTTCTACGAGACCGCGGGCCTGTTGCCCGCGGCGCGGACCGCGTCGGGTTACCGGGTCTACGACGACGCCGCGGTGGACCGGTTGGAGTTCATCTCCTCGGCGAAACATCTCGGGCTGCCGCTCGAGGAAATCCGGGAGCTGCTCGAGGTGTGGGAACAGGGGGTCTGCGCGCACGTGCGGCAGCGGATGCTGCCGATGATCACCGACCGCATCACCGATGCGGACCGCCGGATCGCCGAACTCTCCGCGTTCTCGGCGCACCTGACCCGGGTCCGCACCGAACTGTCGCAGCCGCCGCCGGCGGGGGCCTGCGGACCCGACTGCGGCTGCCTTTCCACCGCCCCGGCGGCACCGGTCGCGGTCGCCTTCACCCGGACCCGACCCGACCCGGTACCGAAGAGCGACGGCAGACCGGAGATGCCGGTGGCCTGCACCCTGGGCGGTGACGAGCAGGGCGAGCGGATCCAGCAGTGGCGGCAGGTGCTGGACTCGGCGACAGGCCGTGAGGACATCGACGGCGGGCTCCGGCTGCGGTTCCCCGCCGACCCGGACCTGGTCGCCGACGTGGCGCGCCTCGCCGCGGCCGAGCAGGGCTGCTGCGCGTTCTTCGACTTCACGATGCAGCTGACTCCCGATGCCCTGGTGTTGAGTGTGCGCGCCCCCGGGGCGGCCGAGCCGCTGGTGACCGAGTTGTTCGGAGTGCGGGCATGA